AAGACTCTCAAAAAGTACTCAAAAGCTAAACTCATTTTGAAGtatttgtattattaatttttatttaattagtctttaataaatatattatgttCAAGTtgtcttttaactatttaatttgTACTTATATATATGGTACTTTTAGACAAGAAAGTACTAATCAAAATGATGGTATTTTTTAGAATTACGTCCATAAAAAGACCATATCTTTCAAAAAAAAGTCTAAACTCATAAGTAGGTcttttaaatatacatatttttattaactggttcttaaactttatttttactctttttGGTCCCTCAGCTAAGGAATAATTTACGTTAAATTTCTCGTTGAATGTCCGTCAAGGGCGTGCTCTAATGATCCTATGTAGGAAAAATTGTTGGGGTTAACCTATTTTAAGGTCCCTAAATTATACTTGTTTTGATTAACTAGtctataattttcaattttgtttttttctaaTCCTTGAGCTATCATTTATCATTAAATGAGATCCTTCCTGGAATGTCCATACAATGCGTTCACTAACTAAAAAACACATAATTAAATTTCATGTATGAGAAGTAATACACTATTTCTATTAATTATCCTTACCTCTCTGCTTCTCTCTCTAACTTTCTCTCTCTATATTTTTCctctttataataaaatttatcgttCTCATAATAAGGACAACACCAAATAAACAAAGAACAAATTAATGCCATTTTCTTCCTGTACCAATTATGGAAAAACAAATCCTGTTATTATTAgcatttttgattttatgttatCAAAATTCCTTAAAAGCTCAACACTAGGAATTAGTCAATATCTAAATTTAACACATTCAAATTAAACAAAGATAGAAATAATCCAAATGAGTAATGACCGTATATCATGTTTCAGATTAACCAATACTACTACTAATATTAGAATCACAATCTGAAGTATAAATTCAGACACCAACTCATAAAATTTCTCATTCATTCAATTTCAGTACGCAAAAATGGCATCAATTATGAGTAATACATTTATGTTTTATGCAGCAATAATGCTAACCTTAATTCCATCAGGGTATGGGAATGCTGACAGAGATGCATTGATAGCTCTGAAGAGTAGCCTTACAGATCCTAATAGCGTTCTAGCAAGCTGGGATCCGTCTCTAGCCGATCCCTGTACTTGGTTTCATGTCACGTGCAATCCCGCGAATCAAGTTACTCGAGTGTATATGTTTTAACCTTCTATTTTATGCAAAaagcataatattttaaaaattattttaaaattttcacaaTATTAATAGgatcattttttgtttttgatgctTTGACGAACAGTGACTTGGGAAAAAACAATCTGAGCGGTCGTCTAGTACCCAATCTTAATACTCTACCAAGCTTAGAATATATGTATGTCGTTATATTCtcaattattttgatatttaattcgTCTTATTTTGGCGtctttttagaagaaaaaaatgatgtATTTAGTTGATGCAGGAACATGTATGAGAACAGAATTGACGGAACTATTCCTGCTGAGTTTGGTGATTTGAAGAGCCTAAAAAGCATGGATTTTGCCAAGAACAGCATTTCTGGGACCATTCCTCCTACCTTGGGAAAACTGAAATCGCTCTTATATTTGTAAGTTTATGTATCCGATTTTAGTGTTTAATCATAACTTCGACCGTAGGAAAAAAATAGTTATCCTGAGATTTTTTAGCATATGTTTCATTAGAGGTATTAAAATAGAACATGACACGTGAATACAATTTGCTTAACATGAAAAAGTAACGGGTTATGGTTGAGGTTTAAAATATTCTGCGTCATGTACACGTATGTGATACGACTTAAAATTTATCATACCACGGATTGACACGGGAACCCGTTCAACCAGTTCATGACACTTTGTGGTACATTGATACGACTTTGCCAATACGATCTATATTCagtcaatttatataaataaactaaacaaaTCGTGTTTGTGTGATCTATATTCGATTTACTAAATTGAACGGATTGATATGCATAGTTGGTTTAATTTTCGCTTTGCGTTGACAGGGGTAATAAATGaattgtatttatgtttcattttGCAATTCAATTAGCTTTCTACTGACTACTGTTTCTATTTGTACAGACGACTCAATAACAACCGATTGACTGGACCAATTCCTTCTGAAATTGCTACTATGTCAAGTCTCATAGTGCTGTATGTATTTTTCTAATTCCATTAAttaatataacttttttttctttaaaacacTGGAGAagagtttttatttatttattacatctaaaaatgaaaaattagaaCAAATAATAGTAGAACGAAACGACATGAAAATAAACCAGTCTTATTTGAGTCTACACAAATCTGGATCATTAACGGGTTAATaagcttaaaataataaataaaaataccaaTCAATCAAGTTTAACCTTcctaatatgtaaaaatatgattaaatttaTTTGCTCAATGGTgttaaaaagtcaattttttgcCGTTTTAAAATTCTACttcaaaagttataaatttatctaaatttgACCAATTTGTTagaaatctatttaattttttgaaattgatttaatatttttaaaaattgatttatttgaaCCATGtgatattaatttgattattgatttatctaaataagtatattatgtttattattgtaattttgaAACCCTTAGTTAGAGCTCTAATAGTAAGTTGAATGTATATATTTctgattaattttctttatttaaaattcCAGGGATTTGTCAAACAATGATCTTTGTGGAGCTATACCCCGAGGACTTGAACACATTTCTACTAGAAAGTAAGCGTCTActttattaacaaaaaatttatattttaaatttgatttttctttttcacaaaaatttttgaaaattcattttttttatgaatagttttgaaaatttattaagtaATGATTGAGCTCTGTTATATGCATAGATTTGAGAATAATCCTCGGCTCGGACATCCATGTTAAGCTTGGCTATGAAGTTTgaagaaatatataaaaatcatGACCTTCTATTTGTTCGTTAATTTTGGCTATGAAGATTGAAGAAAAATATAGATAATATGACCTTCTATTTGTTTGTTAGAACAAGTTTAagataaattttttcattttataaaatcaatgtaaattttgtatgtaattttaatgttatatgtcgtcaatttttatgtttgtttttgtaagtCTTATTGGGATTTACTATATGATAATTGATGCATATGACCTAACTAGTAAGACTCCTAAATAGGAAAGGCTATACATACTCATTTCAAGTcctcttttaactatttaaattgTACATATATAGTACTTTTAGATATGAAACTACTAATTGAATGTATACAAAATGCTAAACTTGTAATTAGATCCTTTAATTATATgtgttttaattaattgattcttaaactttaattttactCTTTTGGTCCCTCAATTAGGAAAAATGTTACTTTAGATCCCTCGTTGGATGTCGTCTAGAGCGTGCTCTCACACCCTATTAACTAATAgacaaattataaaatgaattttcaCGTAAATTATTGgggttaaatttattttaagatttctAAGTTATACATGTGTTGACTAAGTAAATCCTAatattcaattttgtttttttctaaTCCTTGGGctactatattttttattaaattaagtcCTTCCTTGAATGTTCATGTAACACACATTATAAAATTGCACGTATGAAAAATAATACACTATTTCTATAAATTGTCCCTGCTTCTCCtctatatttttcctttttataatataatttgtcGATCTCACTCGGCCAATAGTAAATTTGCTTAATGGGATGcacaaaaatttatataaatagtaattatgtgattatgaatttattattttacaataaCAAAcgtaaaaagaaaacaataaataatttaataaatataatatgttctctccatttatacttttatatatagattatatatatatatatatatatatatatatatacttacttatataattgagaggaccaaccgAGCCCTCTCATTAATTTCTACAAAATAGAGCACTTttattgattctcaccaaatagaacATTCTCATTAGTTCCCACTTTTTTTAAAACacataatcatttaattttataaatcacTTTTAATTTACAATAGTTATCCAACATATGAAGTTTTCATCACCAAAACAACGTCAAAATTCCAAATAACAAAAACAACATCAAAGACTCTCCTCATTCCATGTAATCTTATTCCTTCTTCAAGGAAAAATCACGTAACCTTATTCCATCTCAGCGAATAAATTTTAGGTGATCTCATTCCATCATAAAACAAAAGACATCAAAGGTAAGAAGGCTAATCTTGAGTTTGGATTCAGGTGCTGGTTActttattagttaattaatgTGTTCATATTATAGCTTGCATACCTTTAAAATTTGATCAGTGTGACCTTATTTTATTGATCCATTGTGTTCTAATTATTATTTGtagttaaatttgatttatattcTACTATATCGATAGTAATTAACCTATATAACTATGAATTAAGTTGAAATTCATATTATTAACtcataaaactataaatttcaGCTAAAAGTATTGACCTTTTGAACAAGTTCATAAGGTATTAGATAATTCTTCACAATCAGGGTCTGCCACATTTGTTATTCAATGCCTTCATGCCCaaccaatttaatattttgaagagTTCAGTCACTtgatttaagtttaaatttttttattttaaaaaattggcttTAGTAAATTATATTTCATGAAGCTTTTCGAGGTTTTTCAAAAAGAATTATAGGGTTTTTAAGTCTTGAAGCTATGTATCTATGGGGTTTTTTCCTTTCCAATTAGGGTTAAATTCAATTCCAATATTAATCCATTTGGCTCCACTAAGTATTTTTGCTGATGTTGTTGATCTTTGAGCTATGGATGTCGTTATGGTAGATGATGTGATTGCCTTTGTGAAATATAAACCAGTTTTGCATGGCTTTTGATGGATTCtttgcttcttctttttttatggTTAAGGGGGGGTTGTTTATGCCTTTGAATGGATAGATATAGTTTTCGTGTTTTACCATTAGAATCTGAGACAAGAAAcaaggaaaaaaattaaaaaattattgggaTTATGTGTGATACTCATTTCTTTATTATATGAAGAATTTGGGGTATTGGGTTATACTTTGTATTTTGTGATGAAACTATAATCACCACCAACTTAGGGTAAGGATTAGTGAGTAATTTTGTTAAGTTTGGTTTatgtgtgaattttttttttacatttccaTTGATGATGAACCCAATTTATGAGGTCGTAGAGTGGAAATTCTGTATTTCGAGCTACTATTTATGATTTAGATGGTCAGTTGTTTTAGTAGGAAGTTTAGTGGCTCTGTAATGTTTTGGTAGTAAGCTTATTAGGTTACTTTGCATTTAGTTCAGTTTGTCATTTTTCTTGCAAATTTGAAGAATAGTTTCTCTAAATTTCACTTTAATACCATCCATTTATTAATGTATATTACTTAACTTGGCTTAAAATGAATATGTTATTTTATAgctctcaattaattaaattttataattttaattcattttaaataaagtttGTTAGACACTTATTGAATCTTGCGTATACACTTCAAGTTGTTCGAATCAACTTTCATATTTATACTAAATGTGATGTTTTAGCTAATGCCCACAAGTTGTTTGATGAAATGGGTATAAAAGATACAAtagataaatcaataaaatacaaAAGCAGTAATTGATTATTgttgtttgtattatttttagCTTTTCATTGAGAGATAGTGCATGAAAATAGAATCATTAGCTTCTTTAGTTGCAAAAACAATGTATCATCTAAAAGTTGTTTGGGACGACCCATCTTTTATCAAGTGGAAATGATCATCTATATTTTGCTGAGGATAATCCTGCAAGCTGTTATTGAACAAACTTCCAGATTCCAAAAAAAATGATGGGACATGATTTATTGTgagaaatttatttagatttttattaatttttaattaaaattattatttaaatttaatattaatttgattccgcgcaaatgcgcggtcTTACGAGtagtattatataattgagaggatcaACGGAGCCTTCTCGTAGCGTCCATCTTTTTTAAACTACTAAGTTTAATTAGATTAGTTCtaaaagtttttatttatataaactcCTAATCTATACAAACTGTTAAATTTAAgaggttttaatttttataaattacttttttacGGCAATAAATTACTCAATTTGTTggataaaaagaattaattgataacaataataaaaacgGATCACAATCTAAGCAAGTGAATGTTGGGATTGTGGCTTATATATCACTGTCACTAGAATATACTAATTTAATTCCCCTAAGCAAGCATAAAATTTTTGATTTGTCCTTATGTAAATTGTATCAAAACTAGGGAAACTCCAacgaataaaggatcaattcaccccctcaacttgacacaaaatatcaaataagtcattttggAGTGTTTTAGGACAAACGAATCCCTGAATTTGGCAAAAAAGATCACATCGCACCCCCCCGAACAAGTGAaacacactctccggttttgaatggtaaaaaatttaaaatagtacttaatattcttttattttctagtttaatacttaattattttttagtttcaattttaccccttatattttataacttccaaatcaatttattttttgaataaaaatttagggaccaaAATTCCCTTTTTctcccttcttcttcttccctctTTTCACCAGATCTACATTTTCTCCCTTCTTAGtcattcttctttttctttttctttccttCCACCGGTTTCCTCCGTCATCGCCGGTGCGCCTCCGTTTCCAAACAACAAAGCTCATATCCTTCTCCTCCGTTCTCGTCTGAGAACGGAGGctgttctcgtctgagaacagCCTGtgttctcagacgagaacaACGGAGGctgttctcagacgagaacagCGGCTctgttctcgtctgagaacagATCCGCTGTTCTCAGACTCAGACGAGAACAGCGTGAGGTAGGGGACTGGCGGTGGTGAGGTAGGGGActggcggcggcggtggtgaGGTAGGGGACTGGCGGCTGTGGTGGTGAGGTAGGGGACCGATGGTGGTGGTGGGGTAGAAGACATAGGTTTTctaattagggttttttttgttaattaggtttaattaaaattttaattatatttaattaggattaaattaggattaattttttgtaattagaTAATCCACTCTCCTTTTTTGTGTCAGAAGGGTgaatttgattcggttttgtTAAGTTGCGGGTTGAATTGATCCGGTTTTGTCAAGTTGCGGGTTTATTTGATCCGGTTTCGTCCAAagtgactcatttgatatttcgtgccaaattgagggggtgaactgatcctttgttcaaactCCAACATTACATTTAGTAcaagtttaataatttattttttatatattttcatcaCGTCATTTGAATCATAtgatatatatcaaaattctAAAGTTTACCTTTCAatatgtaaaataataataattgttaatcgataaaaatattattaatttagttttaacATATTATTTGAATGCTATGTTATAAGTGAAAATTCAAAACTTgcctttataataaaaaaattaattttattatgaagTAAAGAAAACTCAACACTTCATAACAAGAAGACactgtaaaaaaaaatacagagaaatgcaaaatgattttttggagagataagtcccaaacatccaattgatatattttataaaaagtgaaaaattcaaaagtaaataacatatcgatatattattttattaacctTGTCTTGATTCCACCGAAAATGTATCAGACGACGATCAATATGGAGTGAGATCGCCACTTTTGGAGAAGCGGAAGTTCCCCACGCCAATCCCATTTTTTGTTTGAGTGAATATCAATAATTAGAACTAATTTAAT
This window of the Mercurialis annua linkage group LG5, ddMerAnnu1.2, whole genome shotgun sequence genome carries:
- the LOC126680174 gene encoding leucine-rich repeat protein 1-like, with protein sequence MASIMSNTFMFYAAIMLTLIPSGYGNADRDALIALKSSLTDPNSVLASWDPSLADPCTWFHVTCNPANQVTRVDLGKNNLSGRLVPNLNTLPSLEYMNMYENRIDGTIPAEFGDLKSLKSMDFAKNSISGTIPPTLGKLKSLLYLRLNNNRLTGPIPSEIATMSSLIVLDLSNNDLCGAIPRGLEHISTRKFENNPRLGHPC